GCAGTGCGGCGGCCcgcgggagcggcggcagcggcggcggcggcggcggggaccCCATGGCGGCCGAGCGCGGAGCTGGGGGGCGGCGCGAGCCCCGGTTAGGAGAGCCGCGTCACCGCCcgcgccgcggccccgccgccgcccccgcccgctTCCTGCCGCGCGCGGACgtcccgcccccgccccgccccgccgggggaACCGCCGCTGTGTCCTGGGGGTCGCGGGGTGGCCCCGCGGCGCTCGGGGCGAGATCCCGGCTTGGGTTGCCACCCCCTCCTCCGGCTCCCGGCGTCGCGAGGGGACGGGCAAAGGTGGCTGTGCGGCGTTCCCGGGGAGCGGGCGAGTCCAAGCGCGTCATTTCCCCGTTCGGAGTTGCTTGCGGGCAGGGAAAGGGCACAGCGGGAGGGACAGGGAGCGGCTGCGTCAGGCGGCAAAACAATCCGCATAGAAACGGCCCGAACACGTCTCGGCTTCACTGATGGCCAAGTGCACAGCAGCGCTTCGGGTATGCGTGACCCCCGCCGGGCCGTGCGCCCCGAGCACGGAATCGCAGAacgggccaggctgggagcgACCACAGcgggtcatctggtccaacctgcacaagcagggtcatcctagagcacacGGCACTGGgttgtgtccagacagttccTGAATAtctgcagagagggagactccacagcctctgtggacaatctgttccagtgctcggtcacccGCACAGTAAAGTTCTTCGTCATactcaggtggaacttcctgtgcatcagtttctgcccattgcctcttgtcccatTGGTTGGCACCACCAAGGAGAGCCTGaatccatcctcttggcaccaTCCCCCCTTTAGATACAGACATGAGTTCCCCTCTCAGTCTCTTCTTGAGGCCGAAAAGGCCCAGCTTCTTCCACCTTTCCTTgtgtaagagagatgctccaatCCCTTAATCACCTCTGTTGCCCttgctggacctgctccaggagctccatgtcactcctgtactgaggagcccagaacctGACACAGCATTCCAGACGATGCTCTCCCTGGGGACCCCAGGAGAGCCGTGTGCCCTGATGCTCTCCCCAGAGCAAGGACAGGAATATGCTTCTTGAGGAGCAATTTCGGAAATAGGACAAGAACACCATTTAAACAGAACGCATTTGGACACAGGCTCAAGGATCCTCTCGAAAACCACTTTAAAAAGTTATACAGATAGATGCAGTTCCAAGACATGGCTGCTGATGTTCCATGGTGAACTGTAACTATGGGAGTGTTGATAGAGAGAGGGATGTGACAGCCAAGAGAGGCACAACATTTTGTGTAAAGTGATTGctcatgtttttcaaatatgtaagttcaattttgaaaaatcataCAAAATGGAGATAGAGTGTAATAAGCTTTTAATTAGGCAATTCATAAGATATATTTCAGTgtataaaaatacttcttttataTACAAAATAGTGCATGTAAATAGACAACATGCTGAAACACCAGCACCCATATACTTCATCACACAGACTGATCATTCACACCAGTATCATGAGAATGACCAAAATATTCAGTAGTTAAGTGCAAAAAAAAGTCCCTGTGCTGAGTGACATCACCTCcccagtaaagaatttctttgcaATGCTTGTCAGGTACTGGTTTGTGTGTGGTCTCTGCCTTAGCAGTTCATTATATCTGTTTAAAAACCAGTGTAGTTGTGGTCATGGTCATCCTGCACAGCTGTCCCCTCTAACACACGAGGGACTCAAATAACCCACTATAAAGACAACAGAACCACAACCAAGAACATTAATTTTCTGCCAATTCTCTTCTACTGTCTTTTTAGTCAGAGAACCTCCCACTATTTTCCCCACTTTAGGGATAAAACAGTCTTCATCAATGAATGAAAACACTttggagcaggagagaaaatgcaGCGAATGGGTATGTTTATTTCCACTGCTGAGCATGAGTCATTCCTCCACCACAgctttttccattgctttttgTGTTTACAGTTGTAAAGCAGTGGCTGGTTTCCATTGTCAGCAGGGAAGCACAGAAAGATACACGATTTGCCTCCCTCTGAAGTGATTCAAAGAAAAGACTTGGAAAGAAATATGCTTAAATATTAGTCAAGACATGAAATACAGTAGTTCAAATGATTCCCTCCTTTCAATGGTCTTCACATATATGTATTTGGACTTGCTGCACAACAGCAAGTGTTTTATGCATAagatataaaagagaaaagacatgATTAGCATCTCTCCACTTTGAATTAAGGTCTTCAGTAAACCTTTTTTATATTGTATGATATGCAGAGATCTTACATTTCCTCACAAACTGGTTACATGGATGAGATTATCATTAAAATTATGACCTATTGAGGTAGAACTAGAGAAAGTGTGCAACTTTACCTTGGTTGTAATAAACCATTAATCTCTTATATTCCCAGTTTGCACTAGAgatactttagaaaaaaattctctaaaaCACAAATGGTATAAATGCTTTCCGATGCTTTGGATAGGAGCTAAAGCTTTTCTGATAAAACTCGTGACACAAAACAGCGGCCAGTGCCTGGTTAAAAAGAACATACATCACTACACACCACCACGTCACATTGCGAATTCCAAGTGTGATGGCCATAGAAACATATATGAGAAGCTCTGCAAAATAATGAGGGCAGGAAACACTCTCAAACCAGTCTCCAAAAGGTACACTGTGGCTCAGACTTACGACCTTTCCTGCAACCAGACAGACAGAAATTAATTGGGAAAATGCATTAAACAAACTCTTCTTCTCACAGTTACAGAACAATATCGTTATTAAAGTTATCATCATCATCCACCTCCATCTGATCTGGCAGCTTTGCACTTAAGAAGATGCCACCTCTGGCTGTGCAAATACAGAGTAAGGAAACCAATTTTTATCCCACATGGAAACAGAAGTGAGGCCCCCGAGGAGTGGCACAGGCCATAATCATTAGGATGTGTCCATCCTTAAGATGTTGGAAGAGAGAGCTTCATTTTAAGTTTTACAGAACTATATATACAGACATACCACACCCTCTCCCCCCAATTCAGCCATCCAATCTCTTTTCCAAACAGCCTCATTTAATCTACACACTACAGGAACTGAGTTACACTTGTGTTTAAGGTATTAGAAGCTACAGAAGCCTACTGAACCAACCAGAAGATAATCCCTAAGTAAACAGtagacagaaaagaaacatcttaCCTGATCTGCTTTTCCTAAGATTAGCTAGAATTGCAAGACATCTGTGTTGGTGAAGAGAAGCCCAAATGTACATCATAACTCCTATAATGTGATACCAGCAGATCTGCACAGAAAGTTCTTTTCCTGAATGAAACATGTTTTATTAATATACACCCAGGAAGTAACTTCCCAAGCATCATCCCAAAACActatatacattttttaaaatgtaactgtCTTACAAATTCTAGTAGCGAGCCTCTAATTCCttaaaagatgcttttaaatCCTGCATCATTTAAGTGCCCAGCTAGTAGCTCATTTCCCTTGATTGCTCTATACTAAAATACCTAATTATTAATCCAGCAGTTTGAAATACAGTGTGATGTGCAGAGATACATAATTGGTAGCCCAAGACCTCAATATTCAACCCTGTTTGTAGCTATTGTTATCCTAATTAAACATGTTGTCATGGCTCAGGTCGACATGCAAGCACACAGTTGTCTTCCTCACAGcaatatacatacatacaccTGCATACTGCTCCCCACCCTATGTGGTTCAAAGTGGTTAAAAACTTCACCAAACCTGGTAATTACAGCCTCACAAAAATTAATCACAGGAGGAGTGCTACAACCAGCTGGTGGTTCGTCTATGCAGAGGATTTAGCAGCTCAGTTGTGAGACCCAATGGAACGTGTTGGCAGAAACAAGTCATGTAATACAAATTTCTCATGTATTAATGAAAGCATTACAGTACCAAGGGAAAGAAGAGTCTGCCTGAGTCAAGGCAGAGAAGTGGCAAGttctctgtggaagaaaaacaaggtgGCCAAGACAGCTTTGCAGACTCACCTTGCAGGAAAGCttacaacaaaaaaactccTCTTCAGTTTTAGAACTGAAGTTGTGTAGTGGCATTTGAGAACTGGTACTTATTACTGTCCTTCACAAAGCATATGATCGATATCCTGAAAGTATCTTTGTGAATGTCTTTCAGCAAATAAGTATGACAGTTAACATGAAAGTGTGTCACTGTCTGTGTATAATGCTGGCTGATTGTATGATACACTGAAATGTAATTACTTTGAACTATGCCAGGAAGTACTTTTATGTCTCATCAGTTAACACACTTCTCAAACAAGCAGCCCTCTATGAAACCATTTGCCACAATAGAAACAAATGAGAGCAAAATTGCATCTTTGATGATAACTAAGCAGGCACTTACCATTCCTGACATTAGTAGGCACTTGGCACAGCACAGTTGAGCCAACAGCAATGTAGTAACCAAGTCCAAAGCAATACTGCACAATATGAATGACACCACTGGAAAACACGCTGGTCCAGAGGCATTCTGCAAGTCTTCGACAGCTATGCAGCCAAAGGAGCATGAGAACCAGGAGCGCAGAGAAGTGCTCACTATCTGCTTACAGATAAAAAATAGCAACTTTGAAACAGACAGGGACAATTTACCCTGGCAGT
This window of the Corvus cornix cornix isolate S_Up_H32 chromosome 4, ASM73873v5, whole genome shotgun sequence genome carries:
- the SRD5A3 gene encoding polyprenol reductase — its product is MLAALAAAWSLLAAAFLAALLLLRWAPAPRPGGVGLVISGLFQDLIRYGKTKRGCGQLPGWLRLLQVPKRWFTHFYVVSVLWNGFLLIWLFRAEFLGESFPSWIQDMHHALGRDSQSEDMDSEHFSALLVLMLLWLHSCRRLAECLWTSVFSSGVIHIVQYCFGLGYYIAVGSTVLCQVPTNVRNGKELSVQICWYHIIGVMMYIWASLHQHRCLAILANLRKSRSGKVVSLSHSVPFGDWFESVSCPHYFAELLIYVSMAITLGIRNVTWWCVVMYVLFNQALAAVLCHEFYQKSFSSYPKHRKAFIPFVF